From a region of the Methanolobus tindarius DSM 2278 genome:
- a CDS encoding MBL fold metallo-hydrolase, producing MKITIVYDNNAQEALKCGWGFSCLIETGTNNILFDTGWDGHLLLENMEKLEIDPQIIDTLVLSHQHWDHTGGVTTFLNINPDVDVFVPSGFSPRLKKEITSRITKKLYGVSSPQKICDKIYTTGELEKNGTGIKEQSLILECESGNYVLAGCAHPGLLLILEAASSFGKINGIIGGLHDSQEYGSFKEMDLIGAGHCTSHKDIIRKMYPEKFQKIYAGYSIEL from the coding sequence ATGAAAATAACCATTGTCTATGATAACAATGCACAGGAAGCACTGAAATGCGGGTGGGGATTTTCCTGCCTGATTGAAACCGGAACTAATAACATACTGTTTGATACCGGTTGGGACGGACACTTGCTTCTTGAAAACATGGAAAAACTGGAAATTGACCCGCAGATAATTGATACACTGGTACTCTCCCACCAGCATTGGGACCACACTGGCGGCGTTACAACTTTCCTGAACATAAACCCTGATGTAGATGTATTTGTACCATCTGGATTTTCCCCACGCCTTAAAAAAGAGATAACCTCACGAATTACAAAGAAACTATATGGTGTCAGCTCACCCCAGAAAATCTGTGATAAAATATACACAACAGGAGAATTAGAGAAAAACGGTACTGGAATTAAAGAACAATCCCTTATTCTGGAATGTGAATCCGGAAATTACGTTCTCGCTGGTTGTGCTCATCCGGGTCTGCTCTTAATTTTGGAAGCTGCATCTTCATTTGGCAAAATAAACGGAATAATCGGAGGTTTGCATGACAGCCAGGAATATGGCTCATTCAAAGAAATGGACCTCATAGGTGCAGGACATTGCACATCTCACAAAGATATTATAAGAAAAATGTATCCTGAGAAATTCCAGAAAATATATGCCGGATATTCAATTGAGCTTTGA
- the cfbA gene encoding sirohydrochlorin nickelochelatase, producing the protein MSEKIGILAIGHGSRLPYNNQVVTEIANMIAENNPEYVVKAGFMENSEPTVEEALMSFEGTGVTTIAAAPVFLASGIHITKDIPAILKLDPETNEGELELDGNKVRIVYAKPLGSDKLIADLIFKRAQEVL; encoded by the coding sequence ATGAGTGAAAAAATCGGAATTTTAGCTATTGGACACGGCAGCAGATTACCATACAACAACCAGGTCGTAACAGAGATCGCAAACATGATCGCAGAGAACAACCCTGAATATGTTGTAAAGGCAGGATTCATGGAGAACAGTGAGCCTACAGTAGAAGAGGCACTCATGTCATTCGAAGGTACAGGCGTAACAACAATCGCTGCAGCACCAGTATTCCTTGCATCAGGTATCCATATCACAAAAGACATTCCTGCAATCCTCAAACTCGACCCTGAGACAAATGAGGGTGAGCTTGAACTTGACGGAAACAAAGTCAGGATCGTCTATGCAAAGCCTCTTGGCAGCGACAAGCTCATTGCAGATCTTATCTTCAAGAGAGCACAGGAAGTCCTGTAA
- a CDS encoding radical SAM protein, whose protein sequence is MTKRIIYGPILSRRLGRSLGVDVIKTLETKKNCNFDCVYCQLGHVPLKITRTDNVKGVVSPEEVVEGLRTYHKNIEDLDYITFSGTCEPTLNSGLGEMIKGIKEISPHPVCVITNSSLVDKENIRRNLSEADLVVATLVSGYEETFNAINRPAEEITLENIINGLKKIRRMDKRPILSIEVMMVDSNIDFPVNHTEREIEKLKEVLIEINPDEIEILTVSRPPAEDYIIPVSDDRLKQIATEFENTFGKERVKLVLKGVKKSHSKMKHGNIEEEVYDLIMRRPCTFRQISASLGIDDKELKPIIGRMLSSESIEETTVGEKNYYKIS, encoded by the coding sequence ATGACAAAAAGAATAATTTACGGCCCCATTCTTTCCAGAAGACTTGGAAGATCTCTTGGAGTTGATGTAATCAAAACACTTGAGACTAAGAAAAACTGTAACTTTGATTGTGTTTATTGCCAGCTTGGGCATGTTCCTCTCAAAATAACAAGAACTGATAATGTAAAAGGTGTAGTCTCACCGGAAGAAGTTGTTGAAGGTTTGCGTACCTACCATAAAAACATAGAAGACCTTGACTATATCACATTTTCCGGCACCTGCGAGCCCACGCTAAACTCTGGACTTGGAGAGATGATCAAAGGGATTAAAGAGATAAGTCCTCATCCAGTTTGCGTTATTACTAATTCATCACTTGTTGACAAAGAGAATATACGTAGAAATTTATCAGAAGCAGATCTTGTAGTAGCAACTCTTGTTTCCGGTTATGAAGAAACATTTAATGCCATTAACAGGCCTGCAGAAGAGATCACACTTGAGAACATCATCAACGGCCTTAAAAAGATCAGAAGAATGGACAAACGCCCTATTCTTAGTATTGAAGTGATGATGGTTGATTCTAACATTGATTTTCCGGTCAACCACACAGAAAGAGAGATCGAAAAATTAAAAGAAGTATTGATAGAGATAAATCCTGATGAAATAGAAATACTCACAGTTAGCAGACCTCCTGCAGAGGACTACATTATTCCGGTTTCAGATGATAGATTAAAGCAGATTGCCACTGAATTTGAAAATACTTTTGGAAAAGAGCGTGTGAAACTTGTTCTCAAAGGAGTTAAGAAATCCCACTCAAAAATGAAACATGGCAACATCGAAGAAGAGGTTTATGACCTCATTATGCGAAGGCCCTGTACGTTCAGACAGATATCTGCATCCCTTGGAATTGATGATAAGGAACTTAAACCAATTATAGGCAGGATGCTCTCATCTGAAAGTATAGAGGAAACGACTGTCGGAGAAAAGAATTATTACAAAATTAGCTGA
- a CDS encoding GTP-binding protein, with amino-acid sequence MDAIIIGGFLGSGKTTTVINVGKELAERGHTVAIIVNEVGEVGIDGDLISKYGLDTKEITNGCICCTLKLNMKTTLTELYHSYNPDYILVEPSGIAFPNLIKKELELMNFGDNIRVAPLVTLIDGSRFKEIMKSVKVYALRQIEDAEILVINKADLVEPIKMSVLMDSVQQLNSDASVIKMSSRPDDSGFTELMSMIVPSVSEDEHVSATHVKEHAAKPHSHDHSHRDADHEEHDHHHEDNHDAHDHNHDHHSHDHHHHDNHTHYDSESSGLASYANDYRILEDDIDRETARQITLEIAENVKSSIIKHSPEFVGHIKMFMEVPDETVKISITSHAESPSMNIIETTAHSGPRFKILTAVSGLNENELVHLVDENVESAFNKRNMTSQRLHEPHDHDHHHHDDDHEGHHDHHSHDHKHLHGEVEDMDDIYDHDLTGCGAEGGDCIL; translated from the coding sequence ATGGATGCAATAATCATAGGTGGATTTTTAGGCAGCGGAAAGACGACAACAGTAATTAATGTAGGTAAGGAATTGGCTGAAAGGGGCCACACAGTAGCAATAATTGTCAATGAGGTTGGAGAAGTAGGCATTGACGGAGATCTCATATCAAAATACGGGCTTGACACTAAGGAAATAACAAATGGCTGTATCTGCTGTACCTTGAAGCTCAACATGAAAACAACACTTACTGAACTTTATCACTCATATAATCCTGATTATATTCTGGTAGAACCATCCGGTATTGCTTTCCCGAATCTCATTAAAAAAGAACTTGAATTAATGAACTTCGGGGACAATATCAGAGTAGCTCCTCTTGTGACACTGATAGATGGGAGCCGTTTCAAGGAAATTATGAAATCCGTCAAGGTCTATGCATTAAGGCAAATAGAGGATGCTGAGATACTTGTGATTAATAAGGCTGATCTTGTTGAGCCTATTAAAATGTCTGTGCTTATGGATTCAGTACAGCAGCTCAATTCTGATGCCAGCGTCATTAAGATGTCATCACGTCCTGATGACTCCGGTTTCACTGAACTTATGAGTATGATAGTTCCATCTGTATCAGAAGATGAGCATGTTTCTGCAACTCATGTGAAAGAACATGCTGCTAAGCCACATTCTCACGATCACAGTCATCGTGATGCAGATCATGAAGAGCACGATCATCACCATGAAGACAATCATGATGCACATGATCACAACCATGATCATCACAGTCACGATCATCACCATCACGACAACCATACGCATTATGACAGCGAAAGTTCAGGACTTGCTTCATATGCTAATGACTACAGGATACTTGAAGACGATATTGACAGGGAAACTGCCAGGCAGATTACACTGGAAATTGCTGAAAATGTGAAAAGTTCAATCATAAAGCACAGTCCTGAGTTTGTAGGACATATCAAAATGTTCATGGAAGTTCCGGATGAGACTGTAAAAATAAGTATCACTTCCCATGCTGAAAGTCCTTCCATGAATATTATAGAAACAACTGCACATTCCGGTCCCAGATTTAAGATACTTACAGCAGTTTCAGGATTAAATGAAAATGAACTTGTACATCTGGTGGATGAAAATGTTGAATCTGCTTTCAATAAAAGGAACATGACCTCTCAGCGCTTGCATGAGCCTCATGATCACGACCACCATCACCACGATGATGACCATGAAGGCCACCATGATCATCATAGCCATGATCATAAGCATCTTCACGGTGAGGTGGAAGATATGGATGATATCTATGATCATGATTTGACAGGATGTGGTGCAGAGGGAGGAGATTGCATCCTCTGA
- a CDS encoding tubulin-like doman-containing protein, which yields MSYEKIIPPLQLPTDMTIVGVGGCGKRLTMEICNNDWFLKHYSADGRRLKVYTMDADANEKEGDELHVSQLKNKIIECGAQGNVETKFYYLPSLANISQVPDLASKEIAEKVKNKRSEPKVKTWWLNDDSEDGIVFEDLLKIDHLAMDDFGGGVHRRRAISKAIFYKVITEGESSGFPTFSSRGSVAIVVGLGGGTGSGMFIDLARYIRSFKGDSTQLCLFVVLPTTQEGEKEQLNASIALTELEYLNMTERLFNNVIVTSLGPTGYKKGEEARAEVHEFDAMFPNVFTNFFHVETGDINISDVKGSFSSFIFANSHVIEYPIEDLRGLKNQYEEIINSLEMITNSRKELNQQIDSFLQNQYSFKETAPTKENFEYIKKEYRNIENVLKHEIGRLLNYKSVDTIEYFIANQIPAEMQIDKISTFDGMVEYLSKVKAGSQSVKSNELTDENDKKLADLIPESIQVLEETALLFKKVSGVSEESARSTLIDMLKGNQNISSTISNMNVKSKKLKDEMRELEKQVMEKEEESEGAELLKGQVTKKAEQRISDNEKEIEQYLAINKRVLSLDEKEKDLKMKLEDFISNVKSDDIKARDKSGWLRAANVSAMQQEFKDLSYEIEGSYDGLINLIESIALYYFYDSERKKQEKGGLVSLIKGDKKKKVRKFEAMKKEKEDYIKSNAKHWNIQINSPFEFYIPDDFLNKGLHKKASEIKKQTISSLLGDAGKESVNYDRVDAIFDQTERSELIASLRDCLTEIYLKKEGYFLKSKSISGDIDSIKEEIGEKRSVADMMDHAEELHEKTFSSRRDLNKHYESFYHFMSSINEKTKSKNKTDKSLYRTKVGEINPKILSLIGEMSDLTNLDNDDNGMNELNNLLSEVKATYPSLLENYKLGIHNQMIPISTTEKWTFGKVGLVIGSRSSYISSSVVNSTISTDINAIMSLKSSQDARVITHSHAKPWEVTLTLLAATSFLDNISPLTSGGGYWKMYEQSSDNILHHVLKMQDGEYIVRKKLLDVKYAGELANLERAGQDIVPKIKDLYEVKKLREALE from the coding sequence ATGAGTTATGAAAAGATAATTCCACCACTTCAATTACCAACTGACATGACAATAGTTGGTGTTGGAGGCTGCGGAAAAAGACTGACAATGGAAATATGCAATAACGACTGGTTCCTGAAGCACTATTCTGCTGATGGCAGACGGCTTAAAGTTTATACAATGGATGCCGATGCCAACGAGAAAGAAGGCGATGAATTACATGTCTCACAGCTGAAAAATAAAATAATCGAATGCGGAGCACAGGGAAACGTTGAAACTAAATTCTATTATTTACCATCTCTTGCAAACATCAGCCAGGTTCCTGACCTTGCCAGCAAGGAAATTGCTGAGAAAGTCAAGAACAAGAGGTCTGAGCCAAAAGTTAAAACCTGGTGGCTCAACGATGATTCGGAAGATGGGATTGTTTTTGAGGATTTGTTGAAAATCGATCACCTTGCAATGGATGACTTTGGTGGTGGAGTTCACCGCAGAAGAGCAATTTCCAAAGCAATATTTTACAAGGTCATAACCGAAGGTGAATCCAGCGGCTTCCCAACTTTTTCAAGCAGGGGGAGCGTTGCTATTGTTGTGGGTCTTGGAGGTGGAACAGGTTCCGGTATGTTCATCGACCTTGCACGGTATATACGCTCATTTAAAGGCGATTCAACACAACTATGTCTCTTTGTGGTCCTTCCAACAACCCAGGAAGGAGAGAAGGAACAATTAAACGCTTCAATCGCCCTTACTGAGCTTGAATATCTCAACATGACAGAGAGATTGTTCAACAATGTGATTGTCACATCCCTTGGCCCTACCGGATACAAAAAGGGAGAAGAAGCACGTGCAGAGGTTCACGAGTTCGATGCAATGTTCCCTAATGTTTTCACTAATTTCTTCCATGTGGAAACCGGTGACATTAATATAAGTGACGTAAAAGGGTCATTCTCATCATTCATTTTTGCAAATTCCCATGTTATTGAATATCCTATTGAGGATCTGCGTGGACTTAAGAACCAGTATGAAGAGATCATCAATTCTCTGGAAATGATTACAAATTCCAGGAAAGAATTGAACCAGCAGATAGATTCTTTCTTACAGAATCAGTATTCTTTCAAGGAAACCGCTCCAACTAAAGAGAACTTCGAGTACATCAAAAAGGAATACAGGAATATTGAAAATGTACTGAAACATGAGATTGGACGTCTTCTTAATTATAAGAGTGTGGACACAATCGAGTATTTCATAGCAAACCAGATTCCTGCAGAAATGCAGATCGATAAGATAAGCACTTTTGATGGCATGGTTGAATATCTTTCCAAAGTCAAGGCAGGTTCACAGAGTGTTAAGTCAAATGAGCTTACCGATGAGAATGATAAAAAGCTGGCAGATCTGATTCCCGAAAGCATTCAGGTTCTGGAGGAAACAGCTCTTCTCTTCAAAAAAGTCTCCGGTGTATCTGAAGAGTCTGCAAGGTCAACTCTTATTGATATGCTCAAGGGTAACCAGAATATATCTTCCACCATCAGCAACATGAATGTCAAGTCCAAGAAACTCAAGGATGAGATGAGGGAACTTGAGAAACAGGTAATGGAAAAAGAAGAGGAATCCGAGGGTGCAGAACTGCTTAAAGGTCAGGTTACTAAAAAGGCAGAGCAAAGGATTTCTGACAACGAGAAAGAAATAGAACAGTATCTGGCTATCAATAAAAGAGTCCTGTCCCTGGATGAAAAGGAAAAGGATTTGAAGATGAAGCTTGAAGACTTCATTTCCAATGTAAAAAGTGATGATATCAAGGCCAGGGATAAAAGTGGCTGGCTAAGGGCTGCCAACGTTTCAGCAATGCAGCAGGAATTCAAAGACCTCTCTTATGAGATAGAAGGCAGTTATGACGGCCTGATAAACCTGATAGAATCCATTGCACTCTATTATTTCTATGATTCTGAAAGAAAGAAGCAGGAAAAGGGTGGTCTTGTCAGTCTGATAAAGGGCGATAAGAAGAAAAAGGTCAGAAAGTTCGAGGCAATGAAAAAAGAAAAAGAGGATTACATAAAATCCAATGCTAAACACTGGAACATTCAGATAAACAGTCCTTTTGAGTTCTACATACCCGATGATTTCCTGAACAAAGGACTGCACAAAAAAGCTTCCGAAATTAAGAAACAGACGATCTCTTCACTATTGGGTGATGCCGGTAAGGAATCAGTCAATTATGACAGGGTTGATGCAATCTTTGACCAGACAGAGAGAAGTGAGTTAATAGCTTCTCTAAGGGATTGCCTGACTGAAATATATCTTAAAAAGGAAGGATATTTCCTCAAATCAAAGTCCATATCCGGGGATATTGATTCTATAAAAGAAGAGATTGGCGAAAAGCGTTCAGTTGCAGATATGATGGATCATGCCGAAGAACTTCATGAAAAGACATTCAGTTCAAGAAGAGATCTCAATAAGCATTACGAGTCGTTCTATCATTTCATGTCCTCAATTAATGAGAAGACCAAATCCAAGAACAAGACTGATAAAAGTCTTTACAGGACAAAGGTTGGCGAGATTAATCCGAAAATCCTGTCTCTTATTGGCGAGATGTCAGACCTGACTAATCTTGATAACGATGACAACGGAATGAATGAGCTTAACAACCTTCTTTCTGAAGTAAAGGCTACGTATCCTTCACTGCTTGAGAACTATAAACTGGGAATCCATAACCAGATGATACCTATAAGCACCACGGAAAAGTGGACTTTCGGAAAAGTGGGACTTGTCATAGGTTCTCGTTCCTCATACATTTCATCATCAGTTGTGAATAGCACAATATCCACTGATATCAATGCCATAATGTCCCTGAAGAGCTCTCAGGATGCCCGTGTGATAACACATTCCCACGCAAAACCATGGGAAGTAACTCTCACACTGCTTGCAGCTACAAGTTTCCTTGATAATATTTCTCCGCTGACATCCGGTGGAGGATACTGGAAGATGTACGAGCAGAGCAGTGACAATATCCTGCACCATGTTCTGAAAATGCAGGATGGGGAGTATATTGTCAGGAAAAAGTTGCTTGATGTGAAATACGCAGGTGAACTGGCAAACTTGGAGAGAGCCGGTCAGGATATAGTACCTAAAATAAAGGATCTTTACGAGGTCAAAAAACTTCGTGAAGCTCTTGAGTAA
- a CDS encoding DUF169 domain-containing protein produces the protein MNNADIQKYGKELKDVLQISTSPVAVHLVRNDEEIPEDIPHIGETTRHCQMVDNVRRLGTAFYATLDDQMCKGGASVMGLTEMSPKLKSGEVYYNLNHFASLEAAKATMEKVPMVDANSIKAVLYAPLEETTFMPDVILVIAKPRIVMELSQALLQKNGGRVNAGFAGKQSVCADGVSYPYLTGEAGVTIGCSGSRKYTEIQDEEMIMSVPVDMLPALVESAKAMFGSYAC, from the coding sequence ATGAACAACGCAGATATCCAGAAATATGGTAAAGAACTCAAAGACGTACTTCAAATTTCTACATCCCCGGTTGCAGTTCACCTTGTCAGGAACGACGAGGAAATTCCGGAGGATATTCCACACATTGGTGAAACAACAAGACACTGCCAGATGGTAGATAATGTAAGAAGGCTTGGTACTGCCTTTTATGCTACACTTGACGACCAGATGTGCAAGGGCGGTGCATCTGTCATGGGACTGACTGAGATGAGTCCAAAACTCAAATCCGGTGAAGTCTATTATAATCTTAATCACTTTGCTTCCCTTGAAGCTGCAAAGGCAACCATGGAAAAGGTTCCAATGGTAGATGCAAATTCCATAAAGGCTGTACTTTACGCACCACTTGAAGAGACAACTTTCATGCCTGATGTCATCCTTGTAATTGCAAAGCCAAGAATTGTGATGGAACTTTCACAGGCACTGCTTCAGAAGAATGGCGGACGTGTAAATGCAGGATTTGCCGGCAAACAGAGTGTCTGCGCAGATGGTGTTTCATATCCTTATCTTACAGGTGAGGCCGGTGTTACAATAGGTTGCAGCGGCAGCAGGAAATACACTGAAATACAGGATGAAGAAATGATTATGAGTGTACCTGTAGACATGTTGCCTGCTCTTGTAGAATCTGCTAAGGCAATGTTTGGCAGCTACGCCTGCTAA
- a CDS encoding GTP-binding protein, with translation MNIILVSGFLGSGKTTSIIRMGNHFKSKGYSVAVLVNDIGDVGVDGQVISNNGLESKEIPRGCICCTLKYALEANISLVQAQFDPDILLIEPTGVAFPLRIKEQIEKMDFGPEVNMGPIISLIDGSKFGELMEHSGDSIIKQVKNADIVVLNKQDLLDREQVAEIMSTIKDFNPDSATFSLSMESCDGSFNSFMEKIESSFIEENANLSSNTTPIACNTACDDEFNHFNVGSYAGSYELSALLDGETASGLVLDVMQSVRSGILDINPQFLGHLKMFLHTGSVGLRVSVTSYKDQPKLEFIGSENGNAGNTFTVFAAVTDVARDNLEDIIESAVNASSSQFIAA, from the coding sequence ATGAACATAATACTCGTAAGTGGTTTTCTGGGAAGCGGTAAAACAACTTCCATAATCCGGATGGGAAATCACTTTAAATCTAAAGGATACAGCGTGGCAGTGCTTGTAAATGATATTGGTGATGTGGGTGTGGATGGTCAGGTTATCAGTAACAACGGACTTGAGTCCAAGGAAATTCCACGAGGATGTATTTGCTGTACATTAAAGTACGCCCTTGAAGCCAATATTTCCCTTGTGCAGGCACAGTTTGATCCGGATATCCTTCTTATAGAACCTACAGGTGTTGCATTTCCCCTGAGAATAAAAGAGCAGATAGAGAAAATGGATTTTGGTCCTGAAGTGAACATGGGTCCAATTATCTCTCTGATAGATGGCAGTAAGTTCGGTGAACTAATGGAACATTCGGGTGATTCTATCATAAAGCAGGTTAAAAATGCGGATATCGTTGTTCTTAATAAACAGGATTTGCTGGACAGGGAACAAGTTGCTGAGATTATGTCGACTATAAAGGATTTCAATCCGGATTCAGCTACTTTTAGTTTGTCAATGGAATCCTGCGATGGAAGTTTTAATTCATTTATGGAGAAAATAGAATCGTCTTTCATTGAAGAGAATGCAAATTTATCATCAAATACTACTCCAATTGCCTGTAACACTGCGTGTGATGATGAGTTCAATCATTTCAATGTTGGCAGTTATGCAGGTTCTTATGAGCTTAGTGCTCTTCTGGACGGTGAAACTGCATCAGGTTTGGTTCTTGATGTTATGCAATCTGTCAGAAGTGGCATTCTTGATATTAACCCACAGTTCCTGGGGCATTTGAAGATGTTCCTCCACACGGGTTCTGTGGGTTTGCGGGTCAGTGTAACATCCTACAAGGATCAACCAAAGCTGGAGTTTATAGGCTCAGAAAATGGAAATGCTGGCAATACCTTCACTGTCTTTGCAGCTGTAACGGATGTTGCAAGGGATAATCTTGAGGATATTATAGAAAGTGCTGTTAATGCAAGTTCATCTCAGTTTATTGCTGCCTGA
- the cfbA gene encoding sirohydrochlorin nickelochelatase, which produces MMTFGKEGHIMSEKIGILIIGHGSRLPYNNQVVTEISNIIAENNPEYIVKTGFVEHSEPKVRDALMSFEGTGVTKIAATPVFMASGVHLTEDIPEFINLKEGTNEGEVKLDGNIVKILYAKPLGSDRLIADLIFKRVQEAL; this is translated from the coding sequence ATAATGACCTTTGGGAAGGAAGGTCACATTATGAGTGAAAAAATAGGAATCTTGATCATTGGACATGGCAGCAGGCTACCATATAACAATCAGGTTGTTACTGAAATTTCAAATATAATCGCAGAAAATAATCCGGAATATATTGTAAAAACAGGTTTTGTAGAACACAGTGAACCGAAAGTAAGAGATGCACTGATGTCATTTGAAGGCACAGGCGTAACTAAAATAGCTGCAACACCTGTATTCATGGCATCCGGAGTCCACCTCACAGAAGACATTCCTGAATTCATTAATCTGAAAGAAGGTACAAATGAAGGAGAGGTAAAATTGGATGGCAATATTGTAAAAATCTTATATGCAAAACCTCTTGGCAGTGACAGGCTCATTGCGGATCTTATCTTCAAGAGAGTGCAGGAAGCACTTTAA
- a CDS encoding DUF1847 domain-containing protein yields MKCAYCDDKMCRDGKDCAGITDDISYEGNELKSMKTSAAIEARHYMQKTRLEEIILYAKEMEYKKLGLAFCVGMEREAEVITKILEKHFEVFSVCCKVSAIRKEEYNLEKLHPESFDPTCNPIGQAMMLEKKGTELNIIIGLCIGHDILFTQHSAAPVTTFIVKDRVLAHNPAGAIYSGYYLKKVFGITD; encoded by the coding sequence ATGAAATGCGCATACTGCGATGATAAAATGTGCCGGGACGGCAAGGATTGTGCAGGCATAACAGACGATATAAGTTATGAAGGAAACGAGCTGAAGTCCATGAAAACTTCTGCTGCCATTGAAGCCCGGCACTATATGCAAAAAACAAGGCTTGAAGAAATTATCCTTTATGCAAAGGAGATGGAGTACAAAAAACTGGGGCTCGCTTTCTGTGTTGGTATGGAAAGAGAAGCAGAAGTCATAACCAAAATCCTGGAAAAACATTTTGAGGTTTTCTCCGTATGCTGCAAAGTTTCTGCAATTAGAAAAGAAGAGTACAACCTTGAGAAATTGCACCCGGAGTCCTTTGACCCAACCTGCAACCCAATAGGCCAGGCAATGATGCTTGAAAAGAAAGGAACTGAACTCAATATCATCATCGGCCTTTGTATAGGCCATGACATACTCTTTACACAACATTCAGCAGCTCCTGTAACCACATTCATCGTAAAGGACCGTGTGCTTGCACACAATCCTGCAGGAGCCATATACTCCGGCTACTACCTGAAGAAAGTTTTTGGAATAACAGACTGA
- a CDS encoding DUF169 domain-containing protein — MENAKIADKLVKLLDLRHEPVAVKVIKKGEKIPEGFNEPEKNIRHCQSIMRARKGESFVIPAGKHACMVGASSLGLVPLPTKVKEGEFHSNLGMFDCSDAAANMICQRSEFEEESTIATVVGPLKEFKTKPDVVILVDLPETLYWLIPAATYFEGGRQAFSTAAFQATCVDSTIIPITSGEMNMSLGCYGCRRSTDIENDEMIAGIPYKNLEKIIEALEKISDGPMQKARQK, encoded by the coding sequence ATGGAAAATGCCAAGATAGCAGACAAACTCGTAAAGCTCCTTGACCTCAGGCATGAACCGGTTGCTGTAAAAGTAATTAAGAAAGGCGAAAAGATTCCGGAAGGATTCAACGAACCTGAAAAAAACATCCGACACTGCCAGTCAATAATGAGGGCAAGGAAAGGAGAATCTTTTGTAATTCCTGCAGGCAAACATGCGTGCATGGTTGGCGCTTCAAGTCTTGGACTTGTACCGCTGCCGACTAAAGTAAAAGAAGGAGAGTTCCACTCAAATCTTGGAATGTTTGATTGTTCCGATGCTGCTGCAAATATGATATGCCAGCGCTCCGAGTTTGAAGAGGAAAGCACCATTGCCACAGTAGTCGGACCTTTGAAAGAGTTCAAAACTAAACCGGATGTAGTCATACTTGTTGACCTTCCGGAAACACTATACTGGCTAATCCCTGCAGCTACGTATTTTGAAGGCGGAAGACAGGCATTCAGCACTGCAGCTTTTCAGGCAACCTGTGTTGATTCCACTATTATTCCAATAACCAGCGGCGAGATGAACATGAGTCTTGGATGTTATGGATGCCGCCGGTCTACAGACATTGAAAATGATGAAATGATAGCAGGAATTCCTTACAAGAATCTGGAAAAGATAATAGAAGCCCTTGAAAAGATAAGCGATGGACCTATGCAAAAAGCAAGACAGAAATGA